A stretch of the Vigna radiata var. radiata cultivar VC1973A chromosome 7, Vradiata_ver6, whole genome shotgun sequence genome encodes the following:
- the LOC106766052 gene encoding egg cell-secreted protein 1.1 — MAFSSIPFVLTVLVITANASVADSRALSDPSTPLSLALRLKVEGEPSNCWESLWRMQACSGEIITFFLNGETYLGRSCCEAIRVIGHDCWPNVVGSLGFTSEETDVLEGYCDEAVHSPPPPPLSVDP, encoded by the coding sequence ATGGCTTTCTCTAGCATACCCTTTGTTTTGACTGTTCTTGTGATTACTGCAAATGCATCTGTTGCTGATTCTAGAGCACTCTCCGACCCATCTACCCCTCTAAGCCTTGCTCTTAGGTTGAAGGTGGAGGGTGAACCCTCGAACTGTTGGGAATCACTGTGGCGTATGCAAGCATGTAGTGGAGAAATCATAACGTTTTTCCTCAATGGTGAGACCTACCTAGGGCGAAGTTGCTGTGAAGCTATTAGGGTTATTGGACATGATTGCTGGCCTAACGTTGTTGGTTCTCTAGGGTTTACCTCTGAAGAAACTGATGTTTTGGAGGGATATTGTGATGAGGCTGTTCattcaccaccaccaccaccattatCAGTAGATCCTTGA